In Methylobacterium sp. WL1, the sequence CTCAGCTCAACGGCGAGACTCCCTGCGGCAGCGCGATCGTCGAGGTCGCTTCGGCGATCTGACCGGGACCGCCCTTCGGCGGCCAGACACCCGCGCCGTAGGCGTTGGCGCGCAATGCGGCCCGCTCCTCCAGGCTGGCGAAGGCCCAGATATGCGTGATGCGCGGAGCGCCATCGAGGGCGTAGAGGTTCACGACGAGATGCTCGGTATACGGACGGGCCGGCTCGATCGCCGCCTCCCAGCCCGCGAGCGTTGCCGGCAGGCCGCCGGGCTTGAGGCGGTAGGTCCGGACTTCATAGACCCCACCCCGATATCTGGTGCGGATCGGCGGTAGGAAGGGGAGCGGCGCGTAGCTGTCCATCTCCAGTGCGGTCACCACGCGTCCCGCATGAAACGGGTTGGCGCAAAGAAGGGCGCGCCGACGCTCGGCCGTCATGTCTTCCGGCGCCTCGAACCCGCGCAACACGATGATCCGCCCCAGCGTGCCGAACTCCGTGCGCCAGCAGCCGATCACCTGTCCCTTCGCGTCACCGTCCTCAACCCAGGCCCGGACGCCGTCGCCAGCCTCGCCGAGCGCCAGCAACGGGCAGGAGAGCGTGGCAAGTTCGTACAGCATGGCGGCCTCGACGGATCGGTAGGTCCAAAGCGCGCGCGAGCGGTTCGGTTTCACGCCAGCGCATTTGCATCCGTGGCTGATCGGGTCCTAATCGCCCCCTCGACGACCACCCGCGCCGCCCGCCTTCCATGCAAGCCGCACGCATTTCGCATCGCTTCAGGTGAACCAACCGACCATGCCGGCCCGCCCTCTCGTCCTGTTCCCCGACCCGAAACTCTCGCTGCCGGCACAACCGATCGATGCGTTCGGACCCGAAACGAAAGCCGTGGCCGACGACGTGGCGGACACGCTTTCCGCCGTGAGCGCCATGGGCCTGACGGCACCGCATATCGGCATCCTCGCGCGGATCGTGGTGGTCCGTATGTCGCCGGACGAGGATCTGCGCATCTACGTCAACCCGGTGATCCTCTGGGCCTCCCCGGAGACCGCGCCGCATGAAGAGGGCAGCGTCAGCATGCCCGGCGTGCGCGAGCGCATCACAAGGCCGAGCCGGATCCGCTTCAGCTACCGCGACCTCGACGGCGCCGCCCACGAGGAGGAGACGGACGGCTTTTCGGCCGCCGTGATCCAGCATGAGATCGATCAACTCGACGGTATATTCTGGATCGACCGCCTGTCTCGTTTGAAACGGGATCGTCTCATCAAACGGTTTGAGAAGTCGAACGCCTCGAGATCAAGATGATCGTGAGTGGAACACGACGAATTGGTCGACGTGAAACGATGACATCGCCACCGATTGCATCGCTGCCGGCAACGGCTCAAGAGCGATGCCGGTTCATCGGGGGATTCGACCATGATCGTCTACGGCAGCAGCCTCTCGCCCTTCGTGCGAAAAGTCCTGGTGGCATTGGTCGAGAAGGGTATCCGCTATCAGCACCGGCCGGTGGCGCCGCAATCGGACGATGCCGCATTCCGGGTGGCGAGCCCGATCGGCAAGATCCGGGCGATCGAGCATGACGGCTTTCGGCTGGCCGATTCGAGCGCGATCCTCGATTATCTCGAGCGCCTCACCCCGCAGCCCGCGCTGATCCCGGCCGATGCGCAAGGGGCTGCCCGCGCCCGCTGGTTCGACAAGTTCGGCGAAGTCGAGCTGGATCGGAAACTCTCTGTCGTGTTCGCGGAGCGCTTCCTGAAGCCCCGGGTGCTCGAAATCCCGGGTGACGACGCGCTGGCGCAGCAGGCGCTCGACACGGATCTGCCGCCCCTGTTCGACGACCTCGAACCGCAGATCACTGGGCCGTTCCTGGTGGGCGGCAGCTTCGGGATTGCCGACATCGCGGTCGCGGCGCCGTTCCACAATCTCCGGCTCGCCAAGGTTCAGGTGGATTCCAGGCGCTGGCCGAAGCTCGCCGGCTGGGTCGCGCTGACGCTCGACCGGCCGTCCTTCGTGACGGCGATTACCGCGCCGGCTTGGTGAGGCGAAAGGGCCGCGATCACGGAGCGGTGACCGTGACGCGGTCGGCGCACCGGCGATCGGCCCTATCTGCCATGCAGGGGCAGGCGGATCGATATCCGGCCGTCGCGTCCCCGATGGAGTTGTAATGATCGTCTACGGTACCGGCTACTCGCCCTACGTCCGCAAGGTCCTGGTCTCGCTCACCGAGAAGAACGTGCCCTACGAGCACAGGCCGGTGATGTTCCACGCGCCCGATTCGGATTTCCGGGCGGCGAGCCCGCTGGGGAAGATCCCGGCGATCGAGGATGGCGGGTTCAAGCTCGCGGATTCCTCTGCGATCCTCTGGTATCTCGAGCGCAAGCACCCGACCCCGGCCCTGGTGCCCTCCGACCCACAGGCCCTCGGCCGCGCGGTCTGGTTCGACAAGTTCGGCGATACCGAGCTGTTCGGAAAGCTGATCGTGCCGTTCGTCGAGCGGATCCTGAAGCCCAACATGATGGGCAAGCCCACCGACGAGGCCGCCGTCACGAAGGCGCTCGACGCGGATCTGCCGCCGCTGTTCGATTATCTGGAGCGGCAGATCTCGGGCCCCTACCTCGTGGGTGACGCCTTCAGCATCGCCGACATCTCGATCGCCACAGGTTTCTACAATTTCCACGTGGCCGATGCGCAGATCGATGCCGGCCGCTGGCCCAAGCTTGCGGCCTATATCGCCGAGACCCTCGCACGTCCGTCGTTCAAGACCGCGCAGGACGCCAAGAAGGGCTGAGGCAAGTCGGCGGCGGCGTCAGAGCAGGGCTCTAATGCCGCCGTCGGATCGAGCCGACGGTCTGGAGCTGGCTCTGCGCCTCGGCTCGGTCGTCCTCGTTGGCGGCAGCCCAGTTCTTGTCGTAGAGCGCGACGATCCAAGCGTCCTTGCGGCCCTCCGCGCCCTCGCGGGCGAGCGATAGCCACATCAGGCCTTTCACGCGCTGGACCGGCACGCCGCCCAACCCGTTCATCAGCATGTCGCCGAGCAGAGCCTGCGCCGGGTGGTGCCCCTTCTCGGCCGCGAGGTTGAACCAGCGAGCGGCCTGCCGGGGATCGGCCTCGACCCCGGTGCCGTCGAGGTAGAGCCGGGCCAGGTTGTACTGCGCGTTCGGCTCGCCGTAATACGACGCCGCGTAGTTGAACATGTCGTAGGCGCGCTCGGGGTTCGGACGCACGTAGGTGCCCTTGATCCCCTCGAGGAAGTAGGTGCCGAGCGCCGTGAACGCACTGCCGGTGACCGCCGAGTTCTGCGGATCGGGACCGTCGTCGGTGCTGGCGTCGGCGATCCGGGAGAAGAACTCGAACGCCTTCAGGTCGTCATGGGGCACGCCGTCGCCCTCGGCGTACATCCGGCCGAGCTTCCAAAGGGCCAGTGCATGGCCCTGCCCGGCGGCGTATTCGAGGGCGCGGGCGGCGCCCTGCTTGTCGCCGGCATTGTACTCGCGCACCCCGGCCCGCAGCGCGTCCTTGGCCGACCGGTAGCTCTTGTCCGCCACGGGCACCTGGACCGGCGCGCGGACGCTGGCATCGAGCGCGCGCGGCGCATCCGTGGGCAGGGCGAGCAGGATCAGGACGCCGGCCGACGCCGCGATCCTGGCGATCAGGCGGGACCGACCGGGATCGGCCCCGGCCGGCGCCCTGCGCCGGCTGAGGTCAGTCCTAGACGTCCGCATAGCTCTCCAGCTCCTTGGCGCCGCCCGGATGGGTGACGGCGCCGTACAGCGCCGGGCCGACGCCCTGCGCGTATTTCCACAGATACCCGGAGGTCGCCGAGTTGGTCCGCGGCGCCCAGGCCTTGCGGCGCTCGGCGAACTCCGCGTCCGACAACGCGACGTTGAGCGTGCCCTGGATCGCGTCGAGGGTGATGATGTCGCCGTCGCGGATCAGGCCGATCGGCCCACCGACCGCCGCCTCGGGGCCGACATGGCCGACGCAGAAGCCGCGGGTCGCGCCGGAGAAGCGCCCGTCCGTGATCAGCGCGACCTTGTCGCCCATGCCCTGGCCGTAGAGGGCCGCCGTGGTGGACAGCATCTCGCGCATGCCGGGGCCGCCACGCGGACCCTCGTAGCGGATGACGAGGACATCGCCTTCCTTGTAGGTGCGCGACTGCACCGCCTCGAAACAGGCCTCCTCGCCGTCGAACACCCGTGCCGGGCCGGTGAAGACCTGTTTCTCGGCCGGCATGCCGGCGACCTTCACGATCGCGCCCTCGGGGGCGAGGTTGCCCTTGAGGCCGACGACGCCGCCGGTCGGGGTGATCGGGCGGTTGGCCGGATAGACCACGTCCTGGTCGGGGTTCCAGGTCACCCGGTCCATGTTCTCCGCGATGGTGCGGCCGGTGACCGTCAGGCAGTCGCCGTGCATGAAGCCGTGGTCGAGCAGGGTCTTCATCAGCAGCGGGATGCCGCCGACCTCGAACATATCCTTGGCGACGTAGCGCCCGCCGGGCTTGAGGTCGGCGATGTAGGGCGTGCGCCGGAAGATCTCGGCGACGTCGAACAGCGTGAATTCGATGCCGCATTCATGCGCGATCGCCGGCAGGTGCAGGGCCGCGTTGGTCGATCCACCGGAGGCGGCGACCACGGTGGCGGCGTTCTCGAGCGCCTTGCGGGTAACGATGTCGCGCGGGCGGATCTGCTTGGCCAGCAGCTCCATCACCTTCTCGCCGGCGGTGGCGCAGAACTTGTCCCGGATCTCGTAGGGCGCCGGGGCGCCGGCCGAATAGGGCAGCGCCAGGCCGATTGCCTCGGAGACGGTCGCCATGGTGTTGGCGGTGAACTGCGCGCCGCAGGCGCCGGCCGACGGGCAGGCGACCTGCTCCAGCTCGTCGAGGTCCTCCAGGCTCATGTCGCCGACCGCGACCTTGCCCACAGCCTCGAACAGGTCCTGCACGGTGACGGGCTTGCCACGGAACGAGCCGGGCAGGATCGACCCGCCGTAGATGAAGATCGACGGCACGTTGAGGCGGACCATCGCCATCATCATGCCGGGCAGCGACTTGTCGCAGCCGGCGAGGCCGACCAGGGCATCGTAGGCGTGGCCGCGCATGGTCAGCTCGACCGAGTCGGCGATGACCTCGCGGGACGGCAGCGAGGCGCGCATGCCGCCATGGCCCATGGCGATGCCGTCCGTGACCGTGATGGTGCAGAATTCACGCGGGGTGCCGTGAGCCGCCGCGACGCCCTTCTTCACTGCCTGCGCCTGGCGCATCAGCGAGATGTTACAGGGGGCTGCCTCGTTCCAGCAGGAGGCGACACCCACCAGCGGCTGGTGGATCTGCTCCCGGGTCAGTCCCATCGCATAGAGATAGGAGCGATGCGGGGCCCGATCCGGCCCCTCCGTGACGTGACGGCTGGGCAGCTTCGACTTGTCGTTCAACCGCGTGTCCATCAACCCGAACCAAGCCTTCGCGCCGCCAGTCCCGAGGGTGCAGGAAGCCGCGGCGCGTCGCCGTTCGCGATGCGCCGGATGGGCCGTCCGCGTGCTCGGGAAAACCTCGTTTCGAAACGGTAAATCGTTGTCGAACTTGCCGTTTACCGCGGAGGGTGAGGTGGGCCCGGACTATGGCGGGATCGCGGCGTTTGCGGGCAGGTCTCTGGGCGGACCCGGGTTCGTTTTACGGTGTTGCGACCCCGCCACAGCCACGCTTGGGGTCGATTGCCGGCACGAGATAAGGTTAAGGATAATTCTTCGGCCACCCGACCCGGCAGATTAGGCTCAATCGACACGGGTTCTGAAGCTCATAGACGAGCGGTATCGTCGGAGCCTTGCCGCTCAGAACACGCCGCCGTCATTCCGGGGCGCCGCAGGCGAGCCGGGGATTCAGAGACGCCGATCGCGCAAGACACTCAAGTGATTGCATTTCTGGATCCCGGGCTCCGATTCGCGGCCCCGGGTTGACGGGTGTGATGGATCGGGTGCCGATGACAATCGACGGACCGCAGGCGTGCGCCCTGAACTGCTCTCCGCGTGACTGATCCGACACTCGTTCGGCGCAGGGCACGAAACACGCGCTTCCGTTCAGCCGCGGCCAGGCTCCGGCAGGGCGGCGGTCGCGGGACCGGATTCCAAAGCCTGTTTGCTCTCGTCCTTCAGGTTCACGCCGCTGAGGCCGAGGGTCAGCGCACGCGCGAGCAGCCAGTGCAGCTTGAACGCGGCGCGCTCATGGGTGAGGCCGGCGGCCCGCACATTCGAAATGCAGTTGCGCTCCGCGTCCGAGCGGCCGATTTTGGGATCGAGCGTCAGGTAGATGCCGAGACTGTCGGGGGAGGATAGGCCTGGCCGCTCGCCGATCAGCATCACCACCGCCCGAGCCTTCAGGGCTTGGCCGACAGCGTCGCCGAGCGCCACGCGCGCTTGCCGGGCGATCACCACGGGCGCGAGGCGCCACCCGGCATTCTTCGCAAGGGGCGTGAACGCCATCAGCAACGGCGCCGCATTCTCGTGCACGGCCCGGGCCGAGAGCCCATCGGCCACCACCACGGCGAGATCGGCGGCATCGGCCACGGCCTCGAGCTTCGGCAAGTCGTTCGGGTCTAGCCGCCGCCCGAGATCCGGGCGGCGCAGGTAGGTCGCCCGGTCAGGGGCCTGGGACGAGACCGGGATGGTCGAGAGGCCGAGTTCCGTGATGGATGCGGCCAGGGCCTCAGCATCCATCGGCGCGTGGACGGCATCCCGGGCCTGGGCATGATCGAGGCCGAAGCGCAGCACCTCCCGGGTCGGCAGGCCGCTGCCTGCGCGTCCGAGCCCGATCCGGGCCGGCGTCAGGCCGGCGAGTCTGGACCAGATCTCCCGCAGGTCGCTCACGCGGCGAGGTCCGGCGCGGCGGTGAGGAGGGGCGCGCCCGATCCCGGCAGCAGGGCGCCGGCCCCGTCGGTCAGCCCGATGCCGTG encodes:
- a CDS encoding peptide deformylase, with product MPARPLVLFPDPKLSLPAQPIDAFGPETKAVADDVADTLSAVSAMGLTAPHIGILARIVVVRMSPDEDLRIYVNPVILWASPETAPHEEGSVSMPGVRERITRPSRIRFSYRDLDGAAHEEETDGFSAAVIQHEIDQLDGIFWIDRLSRLKRDRLIKRFEKSNASRSR
- a CDS encoding glutathione S-transferase family protein, with translation MIVYGSSLSPFVRKVLVALVEKGIRYQHRPVAPQSDDAAFRVASPIGKIRAIEHDGFRLADSSAILDYLERLTPQPALIPADAQGAARARWFDKFGEVELDRKLSVVFAERFLKPRVLEIPGDDALAQQALDTDLPPLFDDLEPQITGPFLVGGSFGIADIAVAAPFHNLRLAKVQVDSRRWPKLAGWVALTLDRPSFVTAITAPAW
- a CDS encoding NIPSNAP family protein; the encoded protein is MLYELATLSCPLLALGEAGDGVRAWVEDGDAKGQVIGCWRTEFGTLGRIIVLRGFEAPEDMTAERRRALLCANPFHAGRVVTALEMDSYAPLPFLPPIRTRYRGGVYEVRTYRLKPGGLPATLAGWEAAIEPARPYTEHLVVNLYALDGAPRITHIWAFASLEERAALRANAYGAGVWPPKGGPGQIAEATSTIALPQGVSPLS
- a CDS encoding tetratricopeptide repeat protein, with the translated sequence MRTSRTDLSRRRAPAGADPGRSRLIARIAASAGVLILLALPTDAPRALDASVRAPVQVPVADKSYRSAKDALRAGVREYNAGDKQGAARALEYAAGQGHALALWKLGRMYAEGDGVPHDDLKAFEFFSRIADASTDDGPDPQNSAVTGSAFTALGTYFLEGIKGTYVRPNPERAYDMFNYAASYYGEPNAQYNLARLYLDGTGVEADPRQAARWFNLAAEKGHHPAQALLGDMLMNGLGGVPVQRVKGLMWLSLAREGAEGRKDAWIVALYDKNWAAANEDDRAEAQSQLQTVGSIRRRH
- the ilvD gene encoding dihydroxy-acid dehydratase; protein product: MDTRLNDKSKLPSRHVTEGPDRAPHRSYLYAMGLTREQIHQPLVGVASCWNEAAPCNISLMRQAQAVKKGVAAAHGTPREFCTITVTDGIAMGHGGMRASLPSREVIADSVELTMRGHAYDALVGLAGCDKSLPGMMMAMVRLNVPSIFIYGGSILPGSFRGKPVTVQDLFEAVGKVAVGDMSLEDLDELEQVACPSAGACGAQFTANTMATVSEAIGLALPYSAGAPAPYEIRDKFCATAGEKVMELLAKQIRPRDIVTRKALENAATVVAASGGSTNAALHLPAIAHECGIEFTLFDVAEIFRRTPYIADLKPGGRYVAKDMFEVGGIPLLMKTLLDHGFMHGDCLTVTGRTIAENMDRVTWNPDQDVVYPANRPITPTGGVVGLKGNLAPEGAIVKVAGMPAEKQVFTGPARVFDGEEACFEAVQSRTYKEGDVLVIRYEGPRGGPGMREMLSTTAALYGQGMGDKVALITDGRFSGATRGFCVGHVGPEAAVGGPIGLIRDGDIITLDAIQGTLNVALSDAEFAERRKAWAPRTNSATSGYLWKYAQGVGPALYGAVTHPGGAKELESYADV
- a CDS encoding glutathione S-transferase family protein — its product is MIVYGTGYSPYVRKVLVSLTEKNVPYEHRPVMFHAPDSDFRAASPLGKIPAIEDGGFKLADSSAILWYLERKHPTPALVPSDPQALGRAVWFDKFGDTELFGKLIVPFVERILKPNMMGKPTDEAAVTKALDADLPPLFDYLERQISGPYLVGDAFSIADISIATGFYNFHVADAQIDAGRWPKLAAYIAETLARPSFKTAQDAKKG
- the eutC gene encoding ethanolamine ammonia-lyase subunit EutC, encoding MSDLREIWSRLAGLTPARIGLGRAGSGLPTREVLRFGLDHAQARDAVHAPMDAEALAASITELGLSTIPVSSQAPDRATYLRRPDLGRRLDPNDLPKLEAVADAADLAVVVADGLSARAVHENAAPLLMAFTPLAKNAGWRLAPVVIARQARVALGDAVGQALKARAVVMLIGERPGLSSPDSLGIYLTLDPKIGRSDAERNCISNVRAAGLTHERAAFKLHWLLARALTLGLSGVNLKDESKQALESGPATAALPEPGRG